The Verrucomicrobiota bacterium genome includes the window TGGAGCACCTCCGCCGATTCCCCGTATTCACCCTGCCATGCCACTTCACCTTGAGGATTCACCAGCAAGGAACACCCAATGCAACGGCGGCCCTGCCACGGCCCGGCCGTGATGGGACCAACCGAACTCACCCCCGCAATCCAAAGCCGGAAATCGCGGGCCACCGGACCATAGTTCTCCCGCCAAAGCGCGCCGTAGGGCTCGCGTTGATTGTCGTGATCGGACGGCACCGCCCAGGCGCAGGGGGACAAGATCAGTTCGGCCCCCATGTAGCCCAGCGCTCGGGAAAGCACCTGTCCGGGAGCGAACGCGTCCGCGCAAATCATGACCCCCAAAGTCCCGAGGGGCGTGCGGACAGTTTCCAATTTTGCGCCCTGTCCATAACAGGCATGGCCGATCTCCAATTCATTCAATTTGCGATGCTTCAACAGGAGGCGCCCTTCGGGATCGATAAGCACCGCCGTGTTATAATGCGAATCCTC containing:
- a CDS encoding carbon-nitrogen hydrolase family protein produces the protein MPSVKLALAQMLVRPGEAASNVDRALDAIARAARERAQIVLLPEALDFGWTHPHLGDQVQPVPEGAFFRALAAAARKARVYVCAGLTEADEDSHYNTAVLIDPEGRLLLKHRKLNELEIGHACYGQGAKLETVRTPLGTLGVMICADAFAPGQVLSRALGYMGAELILSPCAWAVPSDHDNQREPYGALWRENYGPVARDFRLWIAGVSSVGPITAGPWQGRRCIGCSLLVNPQGEVAWQGEYGESAEVLQVAEVEIEPRPTRGDGWNQRWHGSV